In one Musa acuminata AAA Group cultivar baxijiao chromosome BXJ2-5, Cavendish_Baxijiao_AAA, whole genome shotgun sequence genomic region, the following are encoded:
- the LOC135612378 gene encoding peroxisome biogenesis protein 12-like, with protein MTQDALPTAPCSSLFTIRTEEIDWKQNENKRITFLDNYDCNEESQKLGGLSRRSKRRRERSESNPNPSIEMLFQVGGQGARPTFFEMAAAQQLPASLRAALTYSLGVFALRRPYLHKVLDYDDEFFSLLMLVLETHSLRTTDASFSESLYGLRRRSVNITPSKHTSDMESNDRIRHSGLKKRQKVLSVAFLVILPYVKSKLHAIYNQQREARLQASLWGHDDVRLDDADFLLDQGEISHGQIQASSEAGSIALDLKRKIKTIIGACYPWIHATNEGLSFAYQLLYLLDATGFYGPGLHALGVHVCRATGQELMDSSSRISKIRSRERERLRGPSWLKAIQRVLLSCLYTTLDYAQTGLIAAVFFFKMMEWWYQSAEERMSAPTVYPPPPPPPPPKAARDGIPLPQDRTLCPLCSQKRMNPSVVTVSGFVFCYSCIFKYVSQYKRCPITLMPATVEHIRRLFHDL; from the exons ATGACGCAAGACGCATTGCCCACCGCCCCCTGTTCGAGTTTATTCACGATAAGAACAGAAGAAATTGATTGGAAACAGAACGAGAACAAACGCATCACTTTCTTGGATAATTATGATTGCAATGAGGAGTCCCAGAAATTAGGAGGCCTCTCACGACGATcgaagaggagaagggagaggTCTGAGTCGAACCCTAATCCTTCGATCGAGATGCTTTTCCAGGTGGGCGGACAGGGGGCGCGGCCGACCTTCTTCGAGATGGCAGCGGCGCAGCAGCTCCCGGCTAGCCTCCGGGCTGCCCTCACATACTCCCTGGGG GTGTTTGCTTTAAGAAGACCATACCTTCACAAGGTGTTAGATTATGATGATGAATTCTTTTCCTTGTTGATGTTGGTGCTGGAAACTCATAGTTTACGCACAACAG ATGCTTCTTTTTCAGAGTCCTTGTATGGTCTCAGAAGGAGGTCTGTGAATATAACACCAAGTAAACATACTTCTGACATGGAATCAAATGATAGGATCCGTCATTCTGGATTAAAGAAGCGCCAAAAAGTTCTCTCGGTTGCATTTCTG GTCATTTTGccatatgtcaaatcaaaactgcATGCCATTTACAATCAACAAAGGGAAGCAAGGCTTCAAGCAAGTCTTTGGGGCCATGATGATGTCAGATTGGATGATGCAGACTTTCTCTTGGATCAAGGAGAGATTTCTCATGGTCAAATCCAGGCTTCAAGTGAAGCAGGATCTATTGCGCTGGATCTTAAAAGGAAAATTAAAACAATTATAGGTGCTTGCTACCCATGGATCCATGCAACCAATGAAG GTCTGTCTTTTGCTTACCAGTTATTATATCTTCTGGATGCCACTGGGTTCTATGGTCCAGGACTACATGCCCTTGGGGTTCATGTGTGCCGTGCCACAGGGCAAGAACTG ATGGATTCATCTTCTAGAATTTCAAAGATCAGAAGTCGTGAACGTGAGAGACTACGTGGTCCTTCATGGTTGAAG GCAATTCAGAGAGTGTTGCTTAGCTGCCTATACACCACTTTGGATTATGCCCAAACTGGACTAATAGCTGCTGTTTTCTTCTTTAAA ATGATGGAATGGTGGTACCAATCTGCGGAAGAAAGAATGTCAGCTCCAACAGTGTACCCTCCACCCCCACCTCCACCTCCCCCAAAGGCAG CGAGAGATGGGATTCCGTTACCACAGGACAGGACACTGTGCCCTCTGTGTTCCCAGAAACGGATGAATCCATCAGTTGTTACTGTTTCTGGTTTTGTTTTCTGCTATTCTTGCATATTTAAATATGTTTCACAG TATAAGAGATGCCCAATCACGTTGATGCCTGCTACAGTTGAACACATTAGGAGGCTCTTTCATGACTTATAA
- the LOC103984429 gene encoding protein PHOSPHATE STARVATION RESPONSE 2: MEAHSALPARKVNVEQLCTSGGSGVVSSSLPVLPTTVEEFPKLPDSQNILTGKQIRSDQLTSHYTPFVADSGNVQPLYPSPSGFSSDLDISSILPHERHTNSTLLVSQSLNEVCLPSAYSSYTGAFQVSTSNIPKDPTEVTWCPDSDQGILNCSDDGITGNNQIQSNSIVMSDDLNKQNEWWSEIMNEDWEELLNDKTVAESQPKVVYPAAQNMSVHQLQTHQSVPCHSGEISAVTGPLSTATAAATKPRMRWTPELHECFVNAVNQLGGSEKATPKGVLKLMKVEGLTIYHVKSHLQKYRTARYRPDLSEGMSEKKITQSQEIPSLDLKTGIDLTEALRLQMEVQKQLHEQLEIQRNLQLRIEEQGKYLQMMFDKQCKTTMDKLHAPSTVEEPSNISSELTQSTAKIEFPDAGSNPIDSNKTEITEQIGNKRKMPDVEPSNHKDVDAVTDSPSSAAKCARVDDEEA; this comes from the exons ATGGAAGCACATTCGGCTCTACCAGCGAGGAAGGTAAATGTGGAGCAACTCTGTACTTCTGGAGGCTCTGGCGTTGTCTCATCATCTCTACCTGTTCTACCAACCACCGTGGAAGAGTTCCCTAAATTACCAGATTCCCAGAATATTTTAACGGGGAAACAAATAAGAAGTGATCAATTGACTTCCCATTACACTCCTTTTGTTGCTGACAGTGGAAATGTTCAACCCTTGTACCCATCACCTTCTGGATTTTCTTCAGATCTTGATATTTCTTCGATTCTTCCCCATGAGAGGCATACAAACAGTACTCTCCTTGTCAGTCAGTCACTGAATGAAGTCTGTTTGCCTTCAGCCTATTCTTCATATACAGGTGCTTTTCAAGTATCAACTAGTAACATCCCTAAAGATCCAACTGAAGTCACATGGTGTCCAGATTCAGATCAGGGCATTCTTAATTGTTCAGATGATGGCATCACTGGGAACAATCAAATCCAAAGCAACTCAATTGTGATGTCTGATGACCttaataagcaaaatgaatggTGGAGTGAGATAATGAATGAAGATTGGGAGGAGCTTCTAAATGACAAAACTGTTGCTGAATCTCAACCAAAG GTTGTCTACCCAGCTGCCCAGAATATGTCAGTGCACCAATTGCAAACCCATCAGTCTGTTCCATGTCATTCTGGAGAGATTAGTGCTGTCACTGGTCCGTTGTCTACTGCTACTGCTGCAGCAACCAAGCCACGCATGAGGTGGACCCCAGAGCTCCATGAATGTTTCGTAAATGCTGTCAACCAACTTGGTGGCAGTGAAA AAGCAACACCTAAAGGAGTACTGAAACTCATGAAAGTGGAAGGCTTGACAATATACCATGTGAAAAGTCATCTACAG AAATACAGAACAGCTCGCTATAGGCCAGACTTATCGGAAG GGATGTCAGAAAAGAAGATTACTCAGAGTCAGGAAATACCTTCCCTAGATCTGAAGAC AGGTATTGATCTCACTGAAGCACTGCGACTTCAGATGGAAGTTCAGAAACAGCTTCATGAACAACTCGAG ATTCAGAGAAATctgcagctgagaattgaggagcAAGGGAAGTACCTGCAGATGATGTTTGATAAGCAATGCAAGACGACCATGGACAAGCTCCATGCTCCATCCACCGTGGAAGAACCATCAAACATCTCTTCTGAGCTGACACAATCTACTGCCAAGATTGAGTTCCCAGATGCAGGAAGCAACCCTATTGATTCAAACAAGACAGAGATCACTGAGCAAATAGGTAACAAGCGGAAGATGCCTGATGTTGAACCTTCCAATCACAAGGATGTGGATGCTGTTACCGATTCCCCTTCATCAGCGGCAAAATGTGCGAGAGTCGATGATGAGGAGGCATGA
- the LOC103984428 gene encoding uncharacterized protein LOC103984428, whose amino-acid sequence MGLLEVSLPIDPVKQDVGTEESRLRLIRTRETRSSNLVHSPKTYRSLLQGSEAKFSQELIFSCSSTRSTSSDLSASPAHSFVTSALVYCVWESSMPYFLFVVDDDGGDVYVAHPLKISPSVDKSLDYIYLFHSWKASRTASNKNVSNASHVVGKMKVSSSLIVNSRRSKFMEIEFVLFGANEEYSKEKEKPLSNVKKSNGQSKKVVEMFRPSHSSMHNPKLKFGESGSRFEDLWQFFSNELQTIYESDCADQLTNGFPPNLELAAIVVGDHRYNSSKDVAFGGWGLKFLEKVELNDADFSQGVPSSSSKSCKEKSESDRKKTARNVTVLVPDGFHGGPVAEFGGPSNLIDRWKTNGHCDCGGWDAGCPIKILNSESNSSKILPQAEMGEDHKSFELFIEGHKHGEPAFQLLNVSKDTYVVNVQPTLSALQSFSIGVAVIHSQTPDLYPNL is encoded by the exons ATGGGCCTTTTGGAAGTCTCATTGCCGATTGATCCAGTCAAGCAAGATGTTGGTACAGAAGAAAGTAGACTAAGATTAATCAGAACCAGAGAGACGCGGTCCTCAAATTTGGTACACTCTCCTAAGACTTATAGATCATTGTTACAAGGATCTGAAGCAAAATTCTCTCAAGAGTTGATCTTTTCTTGCTCAAGTACCAGATCAACTTCCTCTGACCTGTCTGCTTCACCGGCACATAGCTTTGTCACCTCAGCGCTTGTTTACTGTGTCTGGGAAAGTAGCATGCCTTATTTCTTATTTGTTGTAGATGATGATGGAGGTGACGTATATGTGGCTCATCCTCTGAAGATTAGTCCCTCTGTTGATAAGTCCCTGGATTACATTTATCTGTTCCATTCATGGAAAGCAAGCAGAACTGCATCAAACAAAAATGTTTCTAATGCTTCACATGTTGTTGGAAAGATGAAGGTATCGAGTTCTTTAATTGTGAATTCCAGAAGATCTAAATTCATGGAAATTGAGTTTGTTTTATTTGGTGCCAATGAAGAATAttcgaaagaaaaggaaaagccaTTATCAAATGTCAAGAAAAGTAATGGGCAATCCAAAAAGGTGGTTGAGATGTTTAGGCCAAGTCATTCATCCATGCACAATCCTAAACTTAAGTTTGGCGAATCAGGTTCTCGGTTTGAGGACCTGTGGCAATTTTTTTCTAATGAGTTACAAACTATTTATGAATCAGATTGTGCAGATCAGCTCACAAATGGTTTCCCACCCAATCTTGAATTGGCGGCAATAGTTGTCGGAGATCACAGATATAATAGCTCAAAAGATGTAGCTTTTGGTGGTTGGGGCCTCAAATTCCTTGAGAAAGTTGAACTCAATGATGCTGATTTTTCTCAAGGGGTGCCATCATCTTCTTCCAAAAGTTGTAAAGAGAAATCCGAAAGTGATAGGAAGAAGACTGCCAGGAATGTGACTGTTTTAGTTCCGGATGGATTTCATGGAGGACCAGTTGCCGAATTTGGTGGTCCTTCTAATCTTATTGATAGATGGAAGACAAATGGACATTGTGACTGTGGGGGGTGGGATGCTGGGTGTCCTATAAAAATACTAAACAGTGAGTCTAACAGTTCAAAGATTTTGCCCCAGGCAGAGATGGGAGAGGATCACAAGTCATTTGAACTATTTATAGAG GGTCATAAGCATGGAGAACCTGCTTTCCAATTGTTGAATGTGAGCAAAGACACATACGTCGTTAATGTTCAGCCAACTCTATCGGCTCTTCAGTCTTTCTCCATAGGAGTTGCAGTCATCCATTCCCAGACACCAGATCTGTATCCAAATTTGTGA
- the LOC103984426 gene encoding uncharacterized protein LOC103984426 codes for MLQNMIEQNPEGLLIEGISSPIAAQLLDFCEDDDGRAAGDLFPGSDYQQHQPILFAPYDDVSSSTAAATTAASTPLCCYPGDDASFSPFPSFYALLDASPPRPDPDPEPDLAHYPSSSSSSSNPPPPPAILSVPPPPYSGDPFDQLVTTDAISSEYPFDHGLVVPVPAAGPSASQQQHPHAAYEEERYSAARGMQQSSELVRLEAPPCGFIEGVGIGALYCGGMLYGGERPQGLSGGGMPVLGPVNVSDSSGLGPYGQDAMPHMYSSGDLQVLGGGSQHLMGGCSGNQPPAPLPTSDVAPLDDSAYKVGRLSVEERKEKIHRYMRKRNERNFSKKIKYACRKTLADSRPRVRGRFAKNDELGEVARLSSSSHEFDDDEEAVVKEEDILDSSDILAHISGVNSFKYNYTLESWI; via the exons ATGTTGCAGAACATGATCGAACAGAATCCCGAGGGGCTCTTAATT GAGGGTATCTCCAGCCCCATCGCCGCTCAGCTTCTCGACTTCTGCGAAGACGACGACGGCAGAGCGGCCGGTGACCTCTTCCCAGGCTCCGATTACCAGCAGCACCAGCCCATCCTCTTCGCGCCTTATGACGACGTgtcctcctccaccgccgccgccacgaCGGCCGCCAGCACACCGCTTTGCTGCTACCCCGGTGACGACGCCTCGTTCTCCCCCTTCCCCTCCTTCTACGCCCTCCTCGACGCCTCTCCACCCcggcccgatcccgatcccgagccCGACCTCGCCCActacccttcctcctcctcctcgtcctcgaaCCCCCCTCCTCCTCCGGCGATTCTCTCGGTCCCGCCACCTCCGTACTCGGGGGATCCGTTCGATCAGCTCGTGACGACGGATGCCATCTCCAGCGAGTACCCGTTCGACCACGGGTTGGTGGTCCCGGTGCCGGCGGCGGGGCCCTCAGCGAGCCAGCAGCAGCACCCTCATGCGGCGTACGAGGAGGAGCGCTACTCGGCGGCGAGGGGAATGCAGCAGTCGTCAGAGCTGGTGAGGCTGGAAGCGCCGCCGTGCGGGTTCATCGAAGGGGTTGGAATCGGGGCGCTGTACTGCGGCGGGATGCTGTACGGCGGCGAGCGGCCACAGGGACTCTCCGGTGGAGGAATGCCGGTGCTGGGCCCGGTCAACGTGTCGGATAGCAGCGGTCTGGGGCCGTACGGCCAGGACGCGATGCCCCACATGTACAGCTCCGGCGACTTGCAG GTTCTTGGCGGAGGCAGCCAGCATCTGATGGGAGGATGCAGTGGCAACCAACCCCCGGCGCCGCTGCCGACATCCGACGTCGCACCGTTGGATGACTCCGCCTACAAAGTTGGCCGCTTGTCCgtggaggagaggaaggagaagatccACCGGTACATGAGGAAGCGCAACGAAAGAAACTTCAGCAAGAAGATCAAG TATGCATGTCGGAAAACTTTAGCAGACAGCCGACCTCGAGTCCGGGGAAGGTTTGCGAAGAATGACGAGCTCGGAGAGGTGGCAAGACTGAGCTCCAGCAGCCATGAATTCGACGACGACGAAGAA GCGGTCGTCAAGGAGGAAGACATCCTCGACTCCTCTGACATCCTTGCACATATCAGCGGGGTGAACTCGTTCAAGTACAACTACACCCTTGAATCCTGGATATGA
- the LOC103984425 gene encoding plasmodesmata-located protein 3-like, with translation MGIPRAHHRRHSSPPPSYSFAFPLLRVALTLTVLCLARLSPAAAGSLYNLVYKGCANQTFSGGGAAYGQTLAALSSSLTAQASNSKFYKTTASAYGGQSIFGLFQCRSDLSPSDCSDCVGRLPPMWSSLCGDAAAARVQLAGCYAMYQVSGFPQVSGTQMLYKTCGSGGGGGDFEVKRDTAFSQLQSGVAGGQGFYATSYGSVYTMAQCEGDLSTGDCSDCVAQAIQKSEVECGGAASGQVYLDKCYISYSYYANGVTTAGGGGSVRGQTGKTVAIVVGGAAGVGFFIICLLFARSVMKKKEDY, from the exons ATGGGCATCCCCAGAGCCCACCACCGCCGccactcttctcctcctccaagctattcattcGCATTTCCACTGCTAAGAGTAGCCCTCACCCTCACAGTACTCTGCCTTGCCCGCCTGTCACCAGCCGCCGCCGGCAGCCTCTACAACCTGGTCTACAAGGGCTGCGCCAACCAGACGTTTTCCGGTGGAGGCGCTGCCTACGGCCAGACCCTGGCCGCCCTCTCCTCCTCCCTGACCGCCCAGGCCTCCAACTCCAAGTTCTACAAGACCACTGCCTCTGCCTACGGCGGCCAGTCCATCTTCGGCCTCTTCCAGTGCCGCAGCGACCTCTCCCCCTCCGACTGCTCCGACTGCGTCGGCCGTCTCCCCCCCATGTGGTCGTCTCTCTGCGGCGACGCCGCCGCCGCACGCGTCCAGCTCGCCGGATGCTACGCTATGTACCAGGTGTCCGGCTTCCCGCAGGTCTCCGGCACCCAGATGCTCTACAAGACATGCGGGTCCGGCGGAGGCGGGGGCGACTTCGAGGTTAAGCGGGACACGGCCTTCAGCCAGCTCCAGAGCGGCGTAGCCGGCGGGCAAGGGTTCTACGCCACCAGCTATGGATCCGTCTACACCATGGCGCAGTGCGAGGGCGACCTTTCCACCGGCGACTGCAGCGATTGCGTGGCCCAGGCCATCCAGAAGTCGGAGGTAGAGTGCGGCGGCGCCGCCTCTGGCCAGGTCTACCTCGACAAATGCTACATTAGCTACAGCTACTACGCCAATGGCGTCACCACCGCCGGTGGCGGCGGCAGCGTTCGAG GGCAAACAGGGAAGACAGTGGCCATAGTGGTGGGAGGGGCAGCAGGAGTGGGCTTCTTCATCATCTGCCTGTTGTTTGCCAGGAGTGTGATGAAAAAGAAAGAAG ATTATTGA
- the LOC103984424 gene encoding uncharacterized protein LOC103984424, with protein sequence MAKSSKHGATETDSRSLAITVERNLPESRLQQLGIKSWPKWGCPPGKFPLKYDAQETCYLLKGKVKVYTKGCPECMEFGAGDLAVFPKGLSCTWDVSVAVDKHYKFDSSS encoded by the exons ATGGCCAAAAGCTCAAAGCATGGGGCAACGGAGACCGATTCACGGAGCCTCGCCATCACCGTCGAGAGAAACCTTCCTGAGTCGCGATTACAACAGCTTGGCATCAAGTCATGGCCCAA GTGGGGGTGTCCTCCAGGAAAGTTCCCTCTCAAGTATGATGCCCAAGAGACGTGCTACCTCCTCAAAGGGAAGGTGAAGGTCTACACGAAGGGTTGCCCAGAGTGCATGGAGTTTGGCGCAGGAGACCTTGCCGTCTTCCCCAAGGGACTCAGTTGCACCTGGGATGTCTCCGTCGCTGTCGATAAGCACTACAAATTCGACTCATCCTCTTAG